One Glutamicibacter mishrai genomic window carries:
- a CDS encoding heavy metal translocating P-type ATPase, with amino-acid sequence MTSHAPEHALPEVRTVDLDIQGMTCASCVNRVERKLGKLPGVTASVNLPLETAKVQVPRDVSDETLINTVEAAGYTATLKKPAVHEHEEHGEHAGHEHLVPNHLLLRLIISAVFSIPLFVISMIPAAQFPHWGWVAFALATPVVFYGAWPFHKAAAINARHLSSTMDTLVSLGVLAAYLFSAIQLILDPQMTAHTGMAMSEHALYFETAGVVATLLLLGRYLEHRAKSSASDALKSLLNLGAKDAAVLRDGQEVKIPAAQLQVGDRFVVRPGEKIATDGVVVEGSSAVDTSLLTGESVPQEVKTGSEVTGATLNTSGRLVIEAQRVGSETTLAQMGKLVSEAQSGKAPIARLADRISAVFVPIVLAIALLTFVIWWLVSSDPYQAFSAAVAVLVIACPCALGLATPIGLLVGTGRGAQLGILIRGPQVLEDTRKLDTIVLDKTGTVTTGVMAHVGTFPVAGVDAAQILGLAAAVEHHSEHPIAQAIARAGAERCPLAEATDFRSEPGGGVMGTVDGKKIVVGRPSWLESTGTVLDSEAHALLAEAEAAGATAILVSVDQQFQAIISVADQIKDSSAAAIAQLQQRGLRVVLLTGDNPSVAEKVAAKVGIDPQDVFAGVFPADKAKAISSLQEQGKVVAMVGDGVNDAPALAQADLGIAMGSGTDVAIEAADITLMGNDLKQVSAAIDLSAKTLATIKMNLFWAFAYNTAGIPIAALGLLNPMIAGAAMAASSVLVVANSLRLRSFGK; translated from the coding sequence TCCAGGGCATGACCTGCGCCTCGTGCGTGAACCGGGTTGAACGCAAACTCGGCAAGCTGCCCGGGGTCACCGCCTCGGTCAACCTCCCGTTGGAAACTGCCAAGGTCCAGGTGCCCCGAGATGTCAGCGACGAGACGCTGATCAACACCGTCGAAGCCGCCGGCTACACCGCCACGCTGAAAAAGCCTGCAGTCCACGAGCATGAAGAACATGGCGAGCATGCCGGGCATGAGCATCTGGTCCCCAACCACCTGTTGCTCCGGCTGATCATTTCCGCGGTATTCAGCATCCCGCTGTTCGTGATCTCCATGATCCCGGCAGCCCAGTTCCCGCACTGGGGCTGGGTAGCCTTCGCGCTGGCGACGCCGGTGGTCTTCTATGGCGCCTGGCCATTCCACAAAGCCGCGGCAATCAATGCCCGGCACCTCTCCTCCACCATGGACACCCTGGTGTCCCTGGGCGTGCTGGCCGCTTACCTGTTCTCGGCCATCCAGCTGATCCTTGATCCGCAGATGACCGCGCACACCGGCATGGCGATGAGCGAGCACGCGCTGTACTTCGAAACAGCCGGCGTCGTGGCCACCTTGCTGCTGCTCGGCCGCTATCTGGAGCATCGCGCCAAGTCTTCGGCCTCGGATGCGCTGAAGTCCCTGCTAAACCTGGGAGCCAAGGACGCGGCGGTGCTGCGTGATGGCCAAGAGGTCAAGATTCCGGCAGCCCAGCTGCAGGTCGGCGACCGCTTCGTGGTGCGCCCAGGCGAGAAGATCGCCACCGACGGCGTCGTGGTTGAAGGCTCCAGCGCAGTGGACACCTCGCTGCTCACCGGCGAATCGGTGCCACAGGAGGTCAAGACCGGTTCCGAAGTCACCGGCGCAACCCTGAACACCTCGGGGCGGCTGGTGATCGAAGCCCAGCGCGTCGGTTCGGAAACGACCCTGGCACAGATGGGCAAGCTGGTCTCCGAGGCGCAGTCCGGCAAGGCTCCCATCGCCCGGCTGGCGGACCGCATTTCGGCTGTCTTCGTGCCGATCGTTCTGGCCATCGCGCTGCTCACCTTCGTGATCTGGTGGCTGGTGAGCTCGGATCCCTATCAGGCGTTCAGCGCCGCGGTCGCAGTGCTGGTCATCGCTTGCCCTTGCGCCCTGGGTTTGGCGACTCCGATCGGCCTGCTGGTCGGCACCGGCCGGGGCGCCCAGCTGGGCATCTTGATCCGCGGCCCGCAGGTCCTGGAAGACACCCGCAAGCTGGACACCATTGTTTTGGATAAGACCGGCACGGTGACCACCGGCGTCATGGCCCATGTAGGGACCTTCCCGGTCGCTGGCGTTGATGCCGCTCAGATCCTCGGATTGGCAGCTGCCGTCGAGCATCACTCGGAACACCCGATCGCCCAGGCGATTGCCCGAGCCGGAGCAGAGCGCTGCCCGCTGGCCGAGGCCACCGATTTCCGCTCGGAACCCGGCGGCGGCGTCATGGGTACTGTTGATGGCAAGAAGATCGTTGTCGGCCGGCCAAGCTGGCTGGAATCCACGGGAACGGTACTGGATTCCGAGGCGCACGCGCTCTTGGCCGAGGCTGAGGCGGCCGGAGCCACGGCAATTCTGGTTTCTGTCGACCAGCAGTTCCAGGCCATCATTTCGGTTGCAGATCAGATCAAGGACTCCTCCGCTGCGGCCATTGCGCAGTTGCAGCAACGCGGCTTGCGGGTGGTCCTGTTGACCGGCGATAACCCGTCGGTGGCAGAGAAGGTCGCGGCCAAGGTCGGCATCGATCCGCAGGATGTGTTCGCCGGGGTCTTCCCCGCCGATAAGGCCAAGGCCATTTCTTCCCTACAGGAACAGGGCAAGGTGGTGGCCATGGTGGGCGATGGCGTCAACGATGCACCGGCACTGGCCCAAGCCGATCTGGGCATCGCCATGGGGTCGGGCACCGATGTGGCCATCGAGGCCGCCGATATCACCTTGATGGGCAATGATCTGAAACAGGTCAGCGCCGCCATTGATCTCTCGGCCAAAACCTTGGCCACGATCAAGATGAACCTGTTCTGGGCTTTCGCCTACAACACAGCTGGCATCCCGATCGCGGCCTTGGGTTTGCTCAATCCGATGATTGCTGGCGCCGCCATGGCGGCCAGCTCGGTATTGGTCGTCGCCAACTCGCTGCGTCTTCGCAGCTTTGGCAAATAA